Proteins from a single region of Nitrospirae bacterium CG2_30_53_67:
- a CDS encoding thiamine-phosphate diphosphorylase — protein sequence MPRNGTKWKLCVIVGGEADPHQTAEAVLKEGAGVIQYRGKGKPGRVQLREAAELRVLTRQYGADLVINDRLDIAMLSDADGLHLGAEDLPVPAARRFLDPGRMIGATAHSLYEARQAEKDGADYIGFGSVFATRSKKGVPVSGVEALEEAVRKVGVPVIGIGGITPMNIREVFKARAAGAAVLSFVSGSSHPGGAVRALLKPIRGLSTESGDSHAGSH from the coding sequence ATGCCAAGGAACGGCACGAAGTGGAAACTCTGCGTGATTGTCGGCGGAGAGGCCGACCCCCATCAGACTGCGGAGGCCGTCCTTAAGGAAGGGGCCGGGGTGATTCAATATCGCGGGAAAGGAAAACCCGGAAGGGTACAGCTCAGGGAAGCCGCGGAACTTCGGGTTTTAACCCGGCAATATGGTGCCGATCTGGTGATCAACGACCGTTTGGACATCGCGATGCTTTCCGATGCGGATGGTCTCCATCTGGGAGCGGAGGATCTTCCTGTTCCTGCGGCGCGAAGATTCCTCGATCCCGGCAGAATGATCGGCGCCACAGCCCATTCGCTCTATGAGGCGCGGCAGGCAGAAAAAGACGGGGCTGACTACATCGGTTTCGGGTCGGTTTTTGCCACCCGGTCCAAGAAGGGGGTCCCTGTGTCGGGCGTCGAGGCGCTCGAAGAAGCGGTCCGAAAGGTCGGCGTTCCGGTGATCGGCATCGGAGGGATCACCCCGATGAATATCAGGGAAGTCTTCAAGGCCCGTGCGGCCGGCGCGGCCGTTCTTTCATTCGTTTCCGGATCGTCCCATCCGGGCGGGGCCGTTCGGGCGCTGTTGAAGCCTATACGGGGACTCTCCACGGAATCGGGAGACAGTCATGCAGGGAGTCACTGA
- a CDS encoding elongation factor P: MYSTADFRNGLKIELDGEPYIIVEFQHVKPGKGGAFVRTRLKRLKTGAVIDRTFRSGEKVEKPDLDEREMQYLYRSEGQYCFMDTSNFEQLYLTEEQLGDNKNFLKENIQAKILFHNGRPIGLELPNFVVLKVVETKPGVKGDTASGGSKSAVMETGFVVKVPLYLNEGESAKIDTRTGEFIERARETEKP, from the coding sequence GTGTATTCGACGGCGGATTTCAGAAATGGATTGAAGATTGAGTTGGATGGAGAGCCCTATATCATCGTGGAGTTTCAGCATGTCAAACCCGGCAAGGGCGGGGCATTTGTCCGGACCCGGTTGAAGCGGCTCAAGACCGGCGCGGTCATCGACAGGACATTCCGATCAGGCGAGAAAGTGGAGAAACCCGATCTGGATGAGCGGGAGATGCAATATCTTTACAGGTCCGAGGGACAGTACTGCTTCATGGACACATCGAACTTTGAGCAGCTCTATCTGACCGAGGAGCAGCTGGGTGATAATAAAAACTTTCTCAAGGAAAATATCCAGGCAAAGATCCTTTTTCATAACGGGCGCCCGATCGGATTGGAACTCCCCAATTTTGTCGTGCTTAAGGTCGTGGAGACCAAACCCGGCGTCAAGGGAGATACGGCATCAGGCGGGAGCAAGTCTGCGGTCATGGAAACCGGTTTTGTGGTCAAGGTGCCTCTTTATTTGAATGAAGGGGAGTCGGCGAAGATCGATACGAGGACAGGTGAATTCATAGAACGTGCCAGGGAAACCGAGAAGCCATAG
- a CDS encoding acetyl-CoA carboxylase biotin carboxylase subunit — protein sequence MFQKILIANRGEIAVRIIRACKEMEIQTVAIHSDLDAHSLHVQHADESICVGPPPIGQSYLNVPNILSACEMTDVEAVHPGYGFLSENAEFADICASSGIKFIGPSADHIRLMGNKAQARNTMKQAGVPVIPGSEGVVETEREALEIARKIGLPVIIKASAGGGGKGMRVVHSEASLPHLFAMAKAEAAAVFNDASVYIERYIEKPRHIEIQILADEMGNMVELGERDCSIQRRHQKLIEESPSPALDEDLRKRIGDAALCAAKAVGYTNAGTVEFILDDQGEFYFMEMNTRIQVEHPVTEMVTGIDLIKEQIRIASGEPLSFMQDQVHILGHSIECRINAEDSETFTPCPGLIEMFIQPGGPNVRVDTAVYSGYRVPSNYDSLLAKVIVKGKDRSEAIAVMKRALDEFVVQGIKTTIPFHKKVMRAPEFLAGEVYTTFLEKVQI from the coding sequence GTGTTTCAGAAGATCCTGATTGCAAACCGGGGAGAGATCGCGGTACGGATCATCCGAGCCTGCAAGGAAATGGAGATTCAAACCGTGGCGATTCATTCGGATCTGGACGCCCATTCCCTGCATGTCCAACATGCGGACGAGAGTATCTGCGTGGGACCTCCTCCCATCGGGCAGAGTTATCTGAATGTGCCCAACATCCTGAGCGCCTGTGAGATGACGGACGTAGAGGCCGTACATCCCGGTTACGGGTTTCTATCGGAGAATGCTGAATTCGCGGATATCTGTGCCTCGTCGGGTATCAAGTTTATCGGTCCGAGCGCCGATCATATTCGATTGATGGGAAACAAGGCCCAAGCCAGGAATACCATGAAACAAGCAGGGGTGCCGGTGATCCCCGGTAGTGAAGGTGTCGTAGAGACCGAACGTGAAGCCCTTGAGATTGCAAGAAAAATCGGTCTTCCGGTCATCATCAAGGCCTCAGCAGGCGGCGGAGGCAAGGGGATGCGGGTGGTCCATTCCGAGGCCTCTCTGCCGCATCTTTTTGCCATGGCCAAGGCCGAGGCGGCGGCCGTGTTCAATGATGCGTCCGTCTATATCGAGCGGTACATAGAAAAGCCCCGTCATATCGAGATCCAGATCTTAGCCGACGAAATGGGGAACATGGTTGAGCTCGGTGAGAGGGATTGTTCCATTCAACGCAGGCATCAGAAACTGATTGAGGAATCTCCGTCTCCTGCCTTGGATGAAGACCTGCGAAAACGGATCGGTGATGCAGCCCTTTGTGCGGCGAAGGCTGTAGGTTACACCAATGCGGGGACCGTGGAATTCATTCTCGATGACCAGGGCGAATTCTATTTTATGGAGATGAATACAAGAATTCAGGTTGAACACCCGGTTACGGAAATGGTCACGGGGATTGACCTGATCAAGGAACAGATCAGGATTGCGTCCGGCGAACCTCTATCCTTCATGCAGGATCAGGTCCATATCCTGGGTCACAGTATCGAATGCCGGATCAACGCCGAGGATTCCGAAACCTTTACTCCGTGCCCCGGCCTGATCGAGATGTTCATTCAGCCTGGAGGTCCGAACGTCCGGGTGGATACGGCGGTCTATTCCGGGTACCGGGTGCCCTCGAATTACGACTCCCTGCTCGCCAAGGTGATCGTGAAAGGCAAGGACCGTTCAGAAGCCATCGCCGTCATGAAGAGGGCCTTGGATGAATTTGTGGTACAGGGGATCAAGACCACGATCCCTTTTCATAAAAAAGTGATGAGGGCGCCGGAATTTCTCGCCGGTGAGGTCTATACGACGTTTTTGGAGAAGGTGCAGATCTGA
- a CDS encoding formylmethanofuran dehydrogenase, whose product MKTLEECLKESVAFHGEECPGQVIGTRMAVTGCREIGIEDPKSKAERKKIIVYVEMDRCASDAIMSVTGCRVGKRTVKIMDYGIMAATFVNLETGRAVRVRARESSRELARKYAPGIQEKYDQQREAYKVMPEDELFEIREVRVHIPVQDRPGRPVRRVRCDQCGDWVQDMRDVQVHGKILCRPCAFGGYFERVR is encoded by the coding sequence ATGAAAACCCTGGAAGAATGTTTGAAGGAATCGGTGGCTTTTCACGGCGAGGAGTGCCCTGGACAGGTCATCGGGACCAGGATGGCCGTCACCGGCTGCCGTGAGATCGGGATCGAGGATCCGAAATCCAAAGCGGAACGTAAGAAGATCATCGTCTACGTGGAAATGGACCGATGCGCCTCGGATGCCATTATGTCGGTTACCGGATGCCGCGTGGGGAAACGGACAGTGAAGATCATGGATTACGGGATCATGGCCGCCACCTTCGTCAACCTGGAGACCGGAAGGGCGGTCAGGGTCCGCGCCAGGGAATCATCACGGGAGCTTGCGCGGAAATACGCGCCCGGTATCCAGGAGAAATACGACCAGCAGAGGGAGGCGTATAAGGTCATGCCCGAGGATGAACTTTTTGAAATACGAGAAGTGCGGGTCCATATTCCCGTTCAGGACAGGCCGGGCCGTCCGGTCAGACGCGTGCGCTGTGATCAATGCGGCGACTGGGTTCAGGACATGCGGGATGTCCAGGTCCACGGCAAAATCCTTTGCCGCCCCTGCGCCTTCGGCGGATACTTCGAGAGGGTCCGATAA
- a CDS encoding tRNA (adenosine(37)-N6)-threonylcarbamoyltransferase complex dimerization subunit type 1 TsaB encodes MVILSIEASTEVSSVALMGESGLISEYSLCSKVKHSRKLLPAIQRILSDQDFSMKQVDAVAVSVGPGSFTGVRVSVSTAKGLAFADNKPLIPVSSLLGLAYGFGGVGLPICAMLDARKKEVYAGLFRSINGEMNLISPEVVIAPARFCECIKEPTLFVGEGAVKYQSIIKEHLRSFASFVPPSSNLLSAAAVGEVAVQKYKLGQTVSHESLVPNYIRRPEAEIFYRNRA; translated from the coding sequence GTGGTTATTCTCTCCATTGAAGCATCCACTGAGGTCAGCAGTGTCGCCCTCATGGGAGAGTCGGGGCTCATCTCGGAATACAGTCTCTGCTCCAAGGTGAAGCACAGCCGGAAACTCCTTCCCGCAATACAAAGGATCCTCTCTGATCAGGACTTCAGCATGAAACAGGTCGATGCCGTGGCTGTTTCGGTGGGCCCCGGGTCCTTTACCGGCGTTCGTGTCTCGGTCAGCACGGCGAAAGGGTTGGCTTTTGCCGATAACAAACCCCTGATCCCGGTTTCGTCGCTTTTAGGCCTGGCCTATGGTTTCGGCGGGGTGGGGCTTCCGATATGCGCCATGCTGGATGCGCGTAAAAAAGAGGTTTATGCGGGACTATTTAGGTCCATCAATGGGGAAATGAACCTTATTTCTCCTGAGGTGGTCATTGCTCCGGCCCGCTTTTGTGAATGCATCAAGGAGCCCACGCTCTTTGTCGGGGAAGGGGCTGTAAAATACCAATCCATCATCAAAGAACATCTCCGCTCTTTTGCGTCTTTTGTCCCTCCATCATCGAACCTCCTTTCCGCAGCGGCTGTCGGCGAGGTTGCCGTTCAAAAATATAAGCTCGGACAGACGGTCAGCCATGAATCGCTGGTCCCGAACTATATCAGGAGACCCGAGGCGGAAATTTTTTACCGGAATCGCGCATGA
- a CDS encoding pantetheine-phosphate adenylyltransferase yields MERKLKNKIAVYPGTFDPITNGHVDLIERGLRIFDRIIIAVAPSLNKSPFFTLEERVDLIREVIGRNSRIEIDVIEGLLVEYVRKNKAVAVIRGLRAVSDFEYEFQLALMNRKMDPNFETVFLMPSERYTYLSSSIIKEVAKLGGSLKDMVPVVVENKLKEKINQ; encoded by the coding sequence ATGGAGAGGAAATTGAAAAATAAGATTGCCGTCTATCCGGGGACTTTTGATCCCATTACAAACGGACATGTGGATCTGATCGAACGGGGTTTGCGTATCTTTGATCGGATCATCATTGCTGTTGCGCCGAGCCTGAATAAATCCCCCTTCTTCACTCTCGAAGAACGGGTGGATCTGATCCGGGAGGTGATTGGGCGGAATTCCAGGATAGAAATCGATGTGATCGAGGGTCTCCTCGTGGAGTATGTCAGGAAGAACAAGGCTGTGGCGGTCATCCGGGGATTGCGTGCAGTTTCTGATTTCGAGTATGAATTTCAACTGGCCCTGATGAACCGGAAAATGGACCCCAACTTTGAGACCGTTTTTTTAATGCCGAGCGAAAGGTACACCTATCTGAGTTCCAGCATCATCAAAGAAGTCGCAAAATTAGGCGGCAGCCTTAAGGACATGGTCCCGGTCGTGGTCGAAAATAAACTCAAGGAGAAAATAAATCAGTAG
- a CDS encoding 16S rRNA (guanine(966)-N(2))-methyltransferase RsmD — protein sequence MVRIISGYCKGRKLSALKGNTVRPTSDRAKQTLFDMLRDRVPGCRFLDLFSGTGSIGLEAASRGAGEVIMIESGSDALKILKENTALCGFGNKVSVHGKDCKAWLRRSSMDQETFDLIFLDPPYRDHSAYALIEVIGEQGMLRKDGLVIAEHDRRRPLPECFGKLRLLRAKRVKDTVFSFYGEEIEK from the coding sequence GTGGTCAGGATTATCTCCGGATACTGTAAGGGGAGGAAGCTTAGCGCCCTGAAGGGGAATACGGTCAGGCCGACCTCGGACCGGGCCAAGCAAACCCTTTTTGATATGCTTCGCGACCGGGTCCCCGGGTGCAGATTCCTGGATCTTTTTTCCGGGACAGGGAGCATAGGGCTTGAGGCGGCCAGCAGGGGCGCCGGAGAGGTCATCATGATCGAATCCGGATCGGATGCCCTGAAAATTCTGAAGGAGAATACGGCGCTGTGCGGTTTCGGGAATAAGGTGTCGGTTCATGGAAAGGACTGCAAAGCTTGGTTACGCCGTTCATCCATGGATCAAGAGACCTTTGACCTGATCTTTTTAGATCCGCCCTATCGTGATCACTCGGCCTATGCGCTGATTGAGGTGATCGGAGAGCAGGGAATGCTGAGAAAGGATGGCCTGGTGATTGCGGAGCACGACCGGCGGCGGCCCCTTCCCGAGTGCTTCGGAAAACTCCGTCTGTTGAGAGCCAAGCGGGTCAAAGATACGGTCTTTTCATTCTATGGAGAGGAAATTGAAAAATAA
- a CDS encoding DNA-directed RNA polymerase subunit omega, with translation MRTFFKEEGSMAILSPLEILEKKIETSRFRLAQVAAQRAKMLIRGAKPLIETSYKKPISIALEEIKAGKVSYYGPEETAKIRDDLEKRIREKEEAEVKVIQEKEKETARAKTSKEPD, from the coding sequence GTGCGGACTTTTTTCAAGGAGGAGGGAAGCATGGCAATTTTGTCTCCTTTGGAGATTCTGGAGAAGAAGATCGAGACCAGCAGATTCCGGCTGGCTCAGGTTGCGGCACAAAGGGCCAAGATGCTGATCCGGGGGGCAAAACCTCTGATTGAGACATCTTATAAAAAACCCATCAGCATCGCTTTGGAAGAGATCAAAGCGGGCAAGGTTTCCTACTACGGTCCGGAAGAGACCGCGAAAATCCGGGATGACCTGGAGAAACGGATAAGGGAAAAAGAGGAAGCCGAGGTGAAGGTGATACAGGAAAAGGAAAAAGAAACCGCCCGGGCCAAGACCTCAAAAGAACCGGACTAA
- a CDS encoding type II 3-dehydroquinate dehydratase, with amino-acid sequence MKVLVIHGPNLNLLGTREAEIYGTLTLREIDRDLKKTAKSLGVQVTTRQSNEEARIIDWIQQAPGSFQAIVINPAAFTHTSIAIRDAVAAVEIPTVEVHLSNIHAREPFRRHSFIAPVAKGQISGFGRESYVLGLRAAVTLVSESRGRHP; translated from the coding sequence ATGAAGGTTCTTGTGATACATGGTCCCAATCTGAATCTTCTGGGGACCCGCGAGGCGGAAATCTACGGCACGCTGACCCTTCGGGAGATTGATCGGGATCTCAAGAAGACCGCAAAATCTCTCGGTGTGCAGGTGACCACCCGGCAATCCAATGAAGAGGCCAGGATCATTGACTGGATCCAGCAGGCGCCCGGTTCATTTCAGGCCATCGTCATCAATCCGGCGGCATTCACGCACACCAGTATCGCTATCCGGGATGCCGTCGCAGCCGTGGAAATTCCTACGGTAGAGGTTCATCTTTCCAATATCCATGCCAGGGAACCCTTCCGCCGGCATTCTTTTATCGCGCCGGTGGCAAAAGGACAAATTTCGGGGTTCGGCAGGGAAAGTTATGTTCTCGGGTTGAGAGCAGCCGTAACCCTGGTTTCTGAAAGCCGGGGACGTCATCCATGA
- a CDS encoding ribosomal-protein-alanine N-acetyltransferase has product MCEKDIEWILGMERSAFLTPWSRESFVSAVRDSRGINLVCRYEGDLVGYLTSFVILDEAFITNLCVAPSHRRRGVGAALLKVLIQRVEKMKGRHIFLEVRERNHAAITLYKKSNFQLIGVRKKYYADTKEDALVMKFSLKSE; this is encoded by the coding sequence ATGTGCGAGAAGGATATCGAGTGGATCCTCGGAATGGAAAGGTCTGCCTTTCTCACTCCGTGGAGCAGAGAATCTTTCGTGAGCGCCGTTCGAGACAGCCGTGGGATCAACCTCGTCTGCAGATATGAAGGGGATTTAGTCGGATATCTCACGTCTTTTGTCATCTTGGACGAGGCCTTTATCACTAACCTCTGTGTGGCGCCTTCACATCGCCGGCGGGGAGTGGGCGCTGCATTATTGAAAGTTCTTATCCAAAGGGTTGAGAAAATGAAAGGGAGGCATATTTTTCTTGAAGTCAGGGAGAGAAATCATGCAGCCATCACCCTTTATAAAAAATCGAACTTTCAATTAATCGGCGTCAGAAAAAAATACTACGCCGACACCAAAGAAGACGCCTTGGTCATGAAATTCTCTCTGAAATCCGAATGA
- a CDS encoding molybdopterin-binding protein gives MVKTLPVHDAVGTVLAHDITEIIPGQFKGRAFKKGHIITESDIEHLKNLGKEHLYVLEIGGEDLHENDAAVMLASALAGRGIMVSKEPKEGKLELTAAYEGLLKVNVQALYRFNLIGEVMCATRHTNTYVKKGEILAGTRAIPLVIHKKIIEKAVAVCKEAGGVLHLLPLRKAGVGVVITGNEVYHGRIKDRFRPVIQKKVEEIGSSIVDVRYAPDERKVIAGHIRDLIGKGADLIVTTGGMSVDPDDVTRLAVADAGAEEITYGSSVLPGAMLMVAYMGDIPVIGVPACGMFHDITLFDLILPRVLAGERIGREALAALGHGGLCLNCETCRFPVCPFGQ, from the coding sequence ATGGTGAAGACATTGCCGGTACACGATGCCGTTGGAACCGTGCTGGCCCATGACATTACGGAAATCATCCCGGGTCAGTTCAAGGGAAGGGCCTTCAAAAAAGGGCACATCATTACCGAATCGGATATCGAACATCTAAAAAACCTGGGGAAAGAGCATCTTTATGTCCTGGAGATCGGCGGTGAGGACCTCCATGAAAATGATGCGGCGGTGATGCTGGCCTCGGCGCTGGCCGGCCGGGGTATTATGGTTTCCAAAGAACCCAAAGAGGGGAAACTGGAGCTTACGGCCGCGTATGAGGGTCTGCTTAAGGTCAATGTTCAGGCTCTCTATCGATTCAATCTTATAGGCGAGGTGATGTGCGCCACGCGTCATACCAACACGTATGTCAAGAAAGGAGAGATCCTGGCCGGGACGCGGGCCATTCCGCTGGTGATTCATAAGAAGATTATCGAAAAGGCCGTTGCCGTCTGCAAAGAAGCAGGGGGTGTCCTCCATCTCCTCCCGCTTCGGAAAGCCGGCGTTGGAGTGGTGATCACGGGAAACGAGGTCTACCACGGGAGGATCAAGGACCGGTTCAGACCCGTGATACAAAAAAAGGTGGAGGAGATCGGATCCAGTATCGTAGATGTTCGTTACGCCCCGGATGAAAGGAAAGTCATCGCCGGGCATATACGGGATCTGATAGGAAAAGGGGCGGATCTCATCGTGACCACAGGAGGGATGTCCGTTGATCCGGACGATGTGACGCGTCTTGCTGTGGCTGATGCCGGCGCAGAGGAGATCACTTATGGCTCTTCGGTCCTTCCAGGGGCCATGCTCATGGTCGCATATATGGGCGATATTCCTGTGATCGGTGTGCCGGCGTGCGGGATGTTCCACGATATCACCCTCTTTGACCTGATACTCCCCCGGGTTTTGGCCGGAGAACGGATCGGACGGGAGGCCCTTGCAGCCCTGGGCCACGGCGGGCTCTGTCTGAACTGCGAGACCTGCCGCTTTCCAGTCTGTCCTTTTGGTCAATAG
- a CDS encoding 23S rRNA (adenine(2503)-C(2))-methyltransferase, with amino-acid sequence MTGNEKIDLIGIGREELCRMLSDFGMKPFRGKQLFQWIHKNGETSFDRMTDFSKRDREILNQRTRILLPALTEQMHASDGTEKFLYRLADGHTIEGVLIPDRKRLTLCVSTQAGCAMGCAFCLTGQGGLVRHLTASEIVGQVLLVRKILQEKQRLTHIVLMGMGEPLANYENTIQAVRILLDPMGADFSKRKITLSTCGLIPGIKRLAAEKLGIHLAVSLNASDSLSRGRIMPVNRTYPMEELLDVLRNYPLPVRNRITFEYVLIHGINDSLDDATRLTRILRGIRCKINLIPYNPVQGLDFASPPKRRIEAFQDILQQNRYTAVIRESRGREISAACGQLRERERAGL; translated from the coding sequence ATGACCGGAAATGAAAAAATCGATCTCATAGGAATCGGCCGCGAAGAACTATGCCGCATGCTTTCCGATTTCGGGATGAAACCCTTTCGCGGGAAACAGCTTTTTCAATGGATCCATAAGAACGGCGAGACCTCCTTTGACAGGATGACCGATTTCTCCAAGAGGGACCGGGAAATCCTTAATCAAAGGACCCGGATCCTCCTCCCTGCGCTCACCGAACAGATGCATGCATCTGACGGCACGGAAAAATTTCTTTACCGGCTCGCAGACGGACACACCATAGAAGGCGTGTTGATCCCGGACAGAAAGAGATTGACGTTGTGCGTCTCCACTCAGGCGGGGTGCGCCATGGGATGCGCTTTCTGTCTCACCGGGCAGGGAGGCCTGGTTCGTCATCTGACCGCCTCCGAAATTGTTGGACAGGTCCTTCTGGTAAGAAAAATACTCCAGGAAAAACAGCGCTTGACCCATATTGTGCTCATGGGCATGGGTGAGCCGCTGGCCAATTACGAAAATACCATACAGGCCGTGAGGATCCTGCTTGACCCCATGGGCGCTGATTTTTCAAAGAGAAAGATCACCCTTTCAACCTGCGGGTTGATTCCGGGCATCAAGCGTCTCGCAGCAGAAAAGCTGGGGATCCATCTGGCCGTGTCTCTCAATGCATCCGACTCTTTGAGCAGAGGCCGGATCATGCCGGTCAACCGGACCTATCCCATGGAAGAGCTGCTCGACGTTCTCCGGAACTACCCCCTTCCTGTCCGAAACAGGATCACCTTTGAGTATGTCCTGATTCACGGAATCAATGATTCCCTGGACGATGCAACAAGGCTGACGCGGATTCTTCGCGGCATCCGATGCAAGATCAACCTTATTCCCTACAACCCGGTTCAGGGTTTGGATTTTGCTTCCCCGCCAAAAAGACGGATAGAGGCCTTTCAGGATATCCTGCAGCAGAACCGATATACGGCCGTAATCAGAGAGAGCAGAGGACGGGAGATCTCAGCCGCCTGCGGGCAGCTCAGGGAAAGGGAAAGAGCAGGCCTCTGA
- a CDS encoding aspartate aminotransferase: MKSKASRVSVIKPSVTLAIDAKAKELRAQGVDIVGFGAGEPDFDTPNNIKEAAVRALNAGFTKYTPASGTLDLKKAVCEKMKRDNGLDYKPSQVLISCGAKHALYNTAQALYEPGDEVIIPAPYWVSYPDQVLLQGAVPRIVETREAEKFRLTGELLRRSLSQKTKALILNSPSNPTGCGYTLENLKELAEVIVEHDIYVISDEIYEKLVYGGFEFHSIAELGEEVRKRTIIINGVSKSHAMTGWRIGWAVGPSDVIKSMSDIQSQSTSNPNSIAQKAAEEALNGPQDTVEKMVKEFDQRRQYIVDRLNAMEGISCLNPEGAFYVFPKVSAFYGRRHEGQTIRSSVDLCDYLLNIAQAAAVPGSAFGADAYIRLSYATSMEMIQKGLNRIEEALKRLI, translated from the coding sequence GTGAAGTCGAAAGCAAGCCGCGTGAGCGTCATAAAACCTTCGGTGACCCTGGCCATCGATGCAAAGGCCAAGGAGCTGCGCGCACAGGGAGTGGATATCGTGGGTTTCGGAGCCGGAGAACCGGATTTTGATACACCCAATAACATCAAAGAGGCGGCCGTACGCGCGCTGAACGCGGGGTTTACCAAATACACCCCTGCATCAGGGACGTTGGATCTCAAGAAAGCGGTTTGTGAGAAAATGAAAAGGGACAATGGACTGGACTACAAACCTTCGCAGGTCCTGATTTCCTGCGGGGCCAAACACGCCCTGTACAATACAGCCCAGGCCTTGTATGAACCGGGAGACGAGGTGATCATTCCGGCGCCGTACTGGGTCTCCTATCCGGATCAGGTCCTGCTGCAAGGCGCCGTTCCCAGAATCGTGGAGACACGGGAAGCAGAGAAGTTCCGGTTGACCGGTGAGTTGCTGCGAAGAAGCCTTTCTCAAAAGACCAAGGCCTTAATCCTCAACAGTCCTTCAAACCCTACCGGGTGCGGGTACACCCTGGAGAATCTGAAGGAACTGGCCGAGGTGATTGTAGAGCACGATATCTACGTCATTTCGGACGAGATATATGAAAAGCTGGTCTATGGAGGTTTCGAGTTCCATTCCATTGCCGAACTGGGTGAGGAGGTAAGAAAGAGAACGATCATTATCAACGGCGTATCCAAGTCCCATGCCATGACCGGATGGAGGATCGGATGGGCGGTCGGACCTTCCGATGTGATCAAGTCCATGTCCGACATCCAGAGCCAGAGCACGTCCAACCCCAACTCTATTGCCCAGAAAGCCGCCGAAGAGGCGCTCAATGGTCCGCAGGATACCGTGGAAAAAATGGTCAAAGAGTTTGACCAAAGGAGGCAATATATTGTGGATCGCCTCAATGCCATGGAAGGGATTTCCTGTTTGAATCCGGAGGGAGCTTTTTATGTATTCCCCAAGGTGAGCGCCTTTTACGGTAGGAGGCATGAGGGGCAGACCATCCGATCTTCGGTGGATCTCTGCGACTATCTTCTGAATATCGCTCAGGCGGCCGCAGTCCCAGGCAGTGCGTTTGGAGCCGATGCGTATATCCGGCTCTCCTATGCCACATCCATGGAGATGATCCAGAAAGGGCTGAATCGTATCGAGGAAGCCTTAAAACGGCTGATTTGA
- a CDS encoding acetyl-CoA carboxylase, biotin carboxyl carrier protein gives MNLKEIKELIEMVQGTGISEIELEREGFRVRIILGEAHRVHSVKEPAPSKSSPRTGEEDAEKPPASAETSVPEMVPGQIVVKSPMVGTFYRCPAPDSPPFVEVGSAVEKGQPLCIIEAMKLMNEIEADVKGSVLRILKEDKSPVEYGEPLFILEPLP, from the coding sequence ATGAACCTTAAAGAGATCAAAGAATTGATCGAGATGGTTCAGGGAACCGGGATCTCAGAAATCGAATTGGAACGTGAAGGATTCAGAGTCCGGATCATCCTGGGCGAGGCACACCGCGTACATTCCGTCAAAGAACCGGCGCCTTCCAAGTCTTCTCCCCGGACCGGAGAGGAAGATGCTGAGAAGCCCCCTGCATCCGCCGAGACCTCCGTTCCCGAGATGGTCCCCGGTCAAATCGTGGTGAAGTCCCCTATGGTCGGGACCTTTTATCGGTGTCCTGCCCCGGATTCGCCTCCCTTTGTAGAAGTGGGGAGCGCCGTGGAAAAAGGACAGCCTCTTTGTATCATCGAGGCCATGAAACTGATGAATGAGATCGAAGCCGATGTGAAAGGGAGTGTGCTCCGGATCCTGAAGGAGGACAAGTCTCCTGTGGAATACGGCGAACCTCTTTTCATCCTGGAACCCTTGCCGTAG